The proteins below come from a single Caulobacter segnis ATCC 21756 genomic window:
- a CDS encoding M28 family metallopeptidase — MKRLLLATALLAAPMLGHAADAPKIDPAKLSAHIKVLSSDAFEGRGPATEGEKKTVAYITDQMKAIGLTPAGDVQKDGKRAWTQDVPLGKFQIDGPVAASVTVGGKAQALTQGEQVAIRAAMTNVDAVSIKDAPLVFVGYGVKAPERNWDDFKGMDLKGKILVVLINDPDFETGSGDFGGKAMTYYGRWTYKYEEAARQGAAGVLIVHETAPASYGWNTVKNSNTNVMFDIVRKEPAKSHPSMEAWIQRDVAVDLFKQAGLDFEALKKQAQTRDFKPVTLTGATFSADYKVKHETIVSKNIAGRIVGTKYPDETIIYSGHWDHLGVGAPDARGDKIYNGAVDNADGIAALLELARAFKSQPAPQRSILFLAVTAEEKGLLGSEYYSANPLFPLATTVGDINIDALSAAGPAKDVTTSGDGKVDLQDMLVAKATAKGRYFSPDPVPQAGHFYRSDHFPFAKRGVPAISIGSGTDLVNGGKEAGQKAEDDYVEKRYHQPADEWSPDWDLTGQAADIGLVYEIGADLANSRVWPQWQAGSEFKALRDATAAQRK; from the coding sequence ATGAAACGCCTGCTGCTCGCCACCGCCCTTCTCGCCGCGCCCATGCTGGGGCACGCCGCCGACGCGCCCAAGATCGACCCCGCCAAGCTCTCGGCCCACATCAAGGTGCTGTCATCGGACGCGTTCGAGGGCCGCGGGCCCGCCACCGAAGGCGAGAAGAAGACGGTCGCCTACATCACCGACCAGATGAAGGCCATCGGCCTCACGCCCGCCGGCGACGTGCAGAAGGACGGCAAGCGCGCCTGGACCCAGGACGTGCCGCTGGGCAAGTTCCAGATCGACGGCCCGGTCGCCGCCAGCGTCACCGTCGGCGGCAAGGCTCAAGCCCTGACCCAAGGCGAGCAGGTCGCGATCCGCGCGGCCATGACCAATGTCGACGCCGTCTCGATCAAGGACGCCCCGCTGGTCTTCGTCGGCTATGGCGTCAAGGCCCCTGAGCGGAACTGGGACGACTTCAAGGGCATGGACCTGAAGGGCAAGATCCTGGTCGTGCTGATCAACGATCCGGACTTCGAGACCGGTTCGGGTGATTTCGGCGGCAAGGCCATGACCTATTACGGCCGCTGGACCTACAAGTACGAGGAGGCCGCCCGCCAGGGCGCCGCCGGCGTGCTGATCGTCCACGAGACCGCCCCGGCCTCGTACGGCTGGAACACGGTCAAGAACTCCAACACCAACGTGATGTTCGACATCGTCCGCAAGGAGCCGGCCAAGTCGCACCCGTCGATGGAGGCCTGGATCCAGCGCGACGTCGCCGTCGACCTCTTCAAGCAGGCCGGCCTCGATTTCGAGGCCCTGAAGAAGCAGGCCCAGACCCGCGACTTCAAGCCGGTCACGCTGACCGGCGCGACCTTCTCGGCCGACTACAAGGTCAAGCACGAGACGATCGTCTCCAAGAACATCGCCGGCCGCATCGTCGGGACCAAGTATCCGGACGAGACCATCATCTATAGCGGCCACTGGGACCACCTCGGCGTCGGCGCCCCGGACGCGCGTGGCGACAAGATCTACAACGGCGCGGTCGACAACGCCGATGGCATCGCCGCCCTGCTGGAGCTGGCCCGCGCCTTCAAGAGCCAGCCCGCCCCGCAGCGCTCGATCCTGTTCCTGGCCGTGACCGCCGAGGAGAAGGGCCTGCTGGGCTCGGAGTACTACAGCGCCAATCCGCTGTTCCCGCTGGCCACGACGGTCGGCGACATCAACATCGACGCCCTGTCGGCCGCCGGTCCGGCCAAGGACGTCACCACCTCGGGCGACGGCAAGGTTGATCTGCAGGACATGCTGGTCGCCAAGGCCACGGCCAAGGGCCGCTACTTCTCGCCCGATCCGGTCCCGCAGGCCGGCCACTTCTACCGCTCGGACCACTTCCCGTTCGCCAAGCGCGGCGTGCCGGCCATCTCGATCGGCTCGGGCACGGACCTCGTCAACGGCGGCAAGGAAGCCGGTCAGAAGGCCGAAGATGACTACGTCGAGAAGCGCTACCACCAGCCGGCCGACGAATGGTCGCCCGACTGGGATCTCACCGGCCAGGCCGCCGATATCGGCCTCGTCTACGAGATCGGCGCCGACCTCGCCAACAGCCGCGTCTGGCCGCAGTGGCAGGCCGGCTCGGAGTTCAAGGCCCTGCGCGACGCCACGGCGGCGCAGCGGAAGTAG
- a CDS encoding DSD1 family PLP-dependent enzyme, with protein MNLPPATALPQTPLLVVDRAALERNIDRMQALCDAAGVRLRAHGKTHKCSTLGRLIVARGAVGLCCQTVGEAEAYVAGGIKDVLVTAPVPAWGPPRLAALARTGIPMGVTIGAVVDDEGQVDRLSDAAVAAGVTLDVVIDLDLGTHRAGVYPHEALALARAADAAPGLRFGGIQAYLGHLQHLDDGAVRKSADEAAFATLKALVAELTAAGLPPPVVTGGGTGTHAFDLASGVFTELQAGSYAVMDVEYDVCGAPGGGDWPFEPSLFVASTIVSARHKSHVVCDAGFKAMSMDGPPARVVSGAAPGSLWRPMGDEHGMIAHPATFDVLKASGGSPLGFDKAVAGADADPSRAWPADAPKVGEVVWLQPGHCDPTINLYDALHVWDGTRLERWAVDGRRVSS; from the coding sequence ATGAACCTGCCGCCCGCGACCGCCCTCCCCCAGACGCCGCTCCTCGTCGTCGACCGCGCCGCCCTCGAGCGCAACATCGACCGCATGCAGGCCCTCTGCGACGCGGCCGGGGTCCGGCTCCGCGCCCACGGCAAGACTCACAAGTGCTCCACACTCGGCCGGCTGATCGTCGCGCGCGGCGCCGTGGGTCTCTGTTGCCAGACGGTGGGCGAGGCCGAGGCTTACGTGGCCGGCGGGATCAAGGACGTGCTGGTCACCGCGCCCGTCCCGGCCTGGGGCCCGCCGCGCCTGGCGGCCCTGGCCAGGACCGGGATCCCCATGGGCGTGACGATCGGCGCGGTCGTCGATGACGAGGGGCAGGTCGACCGGCTCTCGGACGCCGCCGTCGCCGCCGGCGTCACGCTGGACGTCGTGATCGACCTCGACCTCGGCACCCACCGCGCCGGGGTCTATCCGCACGAGGCCCTGGCCCTGGCCCGCGCCGCCGACGCCGCGCCCGGCCTGCGCTTTGGCGGGATCCAGGCCTATCTGGGCCACCTGCAGCATCTGGACGACGGCGCGGTGCGGAAGAGCGCCGACGAGGCCGCCTTCGCCACCCTGAAGGCCCTGGTCGCCGAACTTACCGCCGCGGGTCTGCCGCCGCCGGTGGTGACGGGCGGCGGCACCGGCACCCACGCCTTCGACCTGGCCTCGGGAGTCTTCACCGAACTGCAGGCCGGCTCGTACGCGGTGATGGACGTTGAGTACGACGTCTGCGGCGCCCCGGGCGGCGGCGACTGGCCGTTCGAGCCGTCCCTGTTCGTGGCCTCGACCATCGTCTCGGCCCGCCACAAGAGCCACGTCGTCTGCGACGCGGGCTTCAAGGCGATGTCGATGGACGGCCCTCCGGCCCGGGTGGTTTCCGGCGCGGCGCCCGGCTCGCTGTGGCGGCCGATGGGCGACGAGCACGGCATGATCGCCCACCCCGCGACCTTCGACGTGCTCAAGGCCTCGGGCGGCTCGCCCCTGGGCTTCGACAAGGCCGTCGCCGGCGCCGACGCCGACCCGTCCCGCGCCTGGCCCGCCGACGCGCCCAAGGTCGGCGAGGTCGTCTGGCTGCAGCCCGGCCACTGCGACCCGACCATCAACCTCTACGACGCCCTGCACGTCTGGGACGGGACGCGGCTGGAGCGGTGGGCGGTGGATGGGCGACGGGTGAGTTCCTGA
- a CDS encoding threonine ammonia-lyase, translated as MSITLADIQAAAQRLKGLAVETPLIESPALNERLGGRIFLKPETLQRAGAFKFRGAYNRLSQLTDDEKARGVVAFSSGNHAQGVALAAKLVGCPALIVMPSDSPAVKVEGTRGFGAEIRFYDRFTEDRVAIADQIAAERGCVVVPSYDDPHIIAGQGTLGIEIVEQAAARGAKLDILVCCVGGGGLMAGTSTAVKALSPATEIWGVEPAGFDETRRSLESGQRETIDKDARSFCDALLTPIPGELTWPINQKNLAGGVAVTDPEVAEAMRYAFSVLKLVVEPGGCVALAAALTGKVDLKGKMAAIVLSGGNVDPGLFASVLRGEL; from the coding sequence ATGAGCATCACCCTCGCCGACATCCAAGCCGCCGCCCAACGCCTGAAGGGCCTAGCCGTCGAAACGCCGCTGATCGAGAGTCCGGCGCTGAACGAGCGCCTGGGCGGCCGGATCTTTCTCAAGCCCGAGACGCTGCAGCGCGCCGGGGCCTTCAAGTTCCGGGGCGCCTATAACCGTCTCAGCCAGCTGACCGACGACGAGAAGGCGCGCGGGGTCGTGGCCTTCTCGTCCGGCAACCACGCCCAGGGCGTGGCCCTGGCGGCCAAGCTGGTCGGCTGCCCGGCCCTGATCGTGATGCCCAGCGACTCGCCGGCGGTGAAGGTCGAGGGGACGCGCGGGTTCGGCGCCGAGATCCGGTTCTACGACCGCTTCACCGAGGACCGCGTCGCCATCGCCGACCAGATCGCCGCCGAGCGCGGCTGCGTCGTGGTCCCCTCGTATGACGATCCGCACATCATCGCCGGTCAAGGCACGCTGGGGATCGAGATCGTCGAGCAGGCCGCCGCGCGCGGCGCCAAGCTCGACATCCTGGTCTGCTGCGTCGGCGGCGGCGGGCTGATGGCGGGGACCTCGACGGCGGTGAAGGCCCTGTCCCCGGCCACCGAGATCTGGGGCGTGGAGCCGGCGGGCTTCGACGAGACCCGGCGCTCGCTGGAGAGCGGCCAGCGCGAGACCATCGACAAGGACGCCCGCTCGTTCTGCGACGCCCTGCTGACCCCGATCCCCGGCGAGCTGACCTGGCCGATCAACCAGAAGAACCTCGCCGGCGGCGTCGCCGTCACCGATCCCGAGGTCGCCGAGGCCATGCGCTACGCCTTCTCGGTGCTGAAGCTGGTCGTCGAGCCCGGCGGCTGCGTGGCCCTGGCCGCGGCGCTGACGGGCAAGGTGGACCTCAAGGGCAAGATGGCCGCGATCGTGCTGTCGGGCGGCAATGTCGATCCGGGCTTGTTCGCCAGCGTGCTGCGGGGCGAACTCTAA
- a CDS encoding acyloxyacyl hydrolase encodes MKTANLASAACLTLGAAGLAFAAPAAAGEAFVGVYKHDVTFIGKAVGLGAAGREDGYDVHLGYRTDKIESLGWLGKPQAHAMVSINSENTSNFAAAGLNWKIDFGQPGGFYLRPGMGLAYTDGKAKLPPANAPNISDEERARRTYLYYHRIEFGSRVLFEPELALGYQVSDRVSVELSYTHLSNGQIFHQGKNQGLDDAGVRLVYAF; translated from the coding sequence ATGAAGACCGCCAACTTGGCCTCCGCGGCCTGCCTTACGCTCGGGGCCGCCGGGCTGGCTTTCGCCGCGCCCGCCGCCGCCGGAGAGGCTTTCGTCGGCGTCTACAAGCACGACGTCACCTTCATCGGTAAGGCCGTGGGTCTGGGCGCCGCCGGCCGCGAGGACGGATACGACGTCCACCTGGGCTATCGCACCGACAAGATCGAAAGCCTTGGCTGGCTGGGCAAGCCGCAGGCCCATGCGATGGTCTCGATCAACAGCGAGAACACCTCCAACTTCGCCGCCGCCGGCCTGAACTGGAAGATCGATTTCGGCCAGCCGGGCGGGTTCTACCTGCGGCCGGGCATGGGCCTGGCCTATACCGACGGCAAGGCCAAGCTGCCGCCCGCCAACGCGCCAAACATCAGCGACGAGGAACGCGCTCGCCGCACCTATCTCTACTATCACCGCATCGAATTCGGCTCGCGCGTGCTGTTCGAGCCGGAGCTGGCGCTGGGCTATCAGGTCAGCGACCGCGTGTCGGTGGAGCTCAGCTACACCCACCTGTCGAACGGCCAGATCTTCCACCAGGGCAAGAACCAGGGGCTTGACGACGCAGGGGTTCGGCTGGTTTACGCCTTCTGA
- a CDS encoding adenylosuccinate synthase, with amino-acid sequence MANVTVVGAQWGDEGKGKIVDWLSNRADVVVRFQGGHNAGHTLVVDGKVYKLALLPSGVVQGKLSVIGNGVVVDPWHLLTEIDKIADQGVAITPELLILADNACLILPLHRDLDQAREAASTQKIGTTGRGIGPAYEDKVGRRAIRVADLADPEALKPKIDRLLAHHGALRRGLGLPEASAQELFDALMALAPRILSYAQPAWRVLDQAHKAGRRILFEGAQGSLLDVDHGTYPFVTSSNTAAGQASAGSGMGPSATGYVLGIVKAYTTRVGEGPFPAELFDEVGKHLSTVGREVGVNTGRARRCGWFDSVLVRQSVAINGIHGVALTKLDVLDGLETLKICVGYKIGDKVLDYLPAGLRDQAAATPVYEELEGWSESTAGARSFKDLNAKAIKYVRRVEELIGAPVALLSTSPERDDTILMRDPFQG; translated from the coding sequence ATGGCCAACGTGACCGTTGTCGGCGCCCAGTGGGGCGACGAGGGCAAGGGCAAGATCGTCGACTGGCTCAGCAACCGCGCCGACGTCGTGGTGCGCTTCCAGGGCGGCCACAACGCCGGCCACACGCTGGTGGTCGACGGCAAGGTCTACAAGCTGGCGCTGCTGCCCTCGGGCGTGGTGCAGGGCAAGCTGTCGGTGATCGGCAACGGCGTCGTCGTCGACCCGTGGCACCTGCTGACCGAGATCGACAAGATCGCCGACCAGGGCGTGGCCATCACGCCCGAGCTGCTGATCCTGGCCGACAACGCCTGCCTGATCCTGCCGCTGCACCGCGACCTCGATCAGGCGCGCGAGGCCGCCTCGACCCAGAAGATCGGCACCACCGGCCGCGGCATCGGCCCGGCCTATGAGGACAAGGTCGGCCGCCGCGCCATCCGCGTCGCCGACCTGGCCGATCCGGAAGCCCTGAAGCCCAAGATCGACCGCCTGCTGGCCCACCACGGCGCCCTGCGTCGCGGCCTAGGCCTGCCCGAGGCGAGCGCGCAGGAGCTGTTCGACGCCCTGATGGCGCTGGCGCCGCGCATCCTGTCCTACGCCCAGCCGGCCTGGCGGGTGCTGGACCAGGCCCACAAGGCCGGCCGCCGCATCCTGTTCGAAGGCGCGCAAGGCTCGCTGCTGGACGTCGACCACGGCACCTATCCCTTTGTGACCTCGTCCAATACGGCGGCGGGCCAGGCCTCGGCCGGTTCGGGCATGGGTCCGTCGGCGACCGGCTATGTGCTGGGCATCGTCAAGGCCTACACCACCCGCGTCGGCGAAGGCCCGTTCCCGGCCGAGCTGTTCGACGAGGTCGGCAAGCACCTGTCGACCGTCGGCCGCGAGGTCGGCGTCAATACCGGCCGCGCCCGCCGCTGCGGCTGGTTCGACTCGGTGCTGGTGCGCCAGTCGGTGGCCATCAACGGCATCCACGGCGTGGCCTTGACCAAGCTGGACGTGCTGGACGGCCTGGAGACCCTGAAGATCTGCGTCGGCTACAAGATCGGCGACAAGGTCCTCGACTATCTGCCCGCCGGCCTGCGCGACCAGGCCGCCGCCACGCCGGTCTACGAGGAGCTGGAAGGCTGGAGCGAAAGCACCGCCGGCGCCCGCTCGTTCAAGGACCTCAACGCCAAGGCCATCAAGTATGTCCGCCGCGTCGAGGAGCTGATCGGCGCGCCGGTCGCCTTGCTGTCGACCAGCCCGGAGCGCGACGACACCATTCTCATGCGCGATCCCTTCCAGGGATAG